The sequence TAAAAAACAGAGAGAACCGCATAGATCAGCAGGCCGGATACAATGAACCGTTTTCTGCCCCATTTATCTGATATCGATCCGCTGAAAGGGCTTAAAAGGGTCCTGGAAATGTTGAAGCTGGCAACGATTAGTCCGACCAAAAATCCCCCGGCCCCCAGTTCCACTGCGTAAACCGGAATCAAGGGCCAGATGATGCCAAGCCCCATCATCGCAACCCCTACGGCAGCAGACAGGATAAAAAGAATAGCGGATTTATTCTTGGGCATTTTATTTCGTTCTCATTCCTTAACATTATTTTCCGCATCATGTCCGGCTGACACCAAATCCTGAAGATGCCCCAAACCGGCCAGGATCATCACGCTGATCGTGGTAAGCCGCTGTTGGCCGTCAATAATGTCAAACCGTTTGCTGTCAGAGGACTGAAGAACCAGATATCCCATATAATGTGCAGATTCGCCATCAACCTCAAAAAGACCGAGAATATCCTGCCACAGGTCATCCCACTCATCCTCTGTCCAGGAGTAA comes from uncultured Desulfobacter sp. and encodes:
- a CDS encoding DUF262 domain-containing protein, encoding MATMNFNTQNSTFRQLLGNGLSYHVPPFQRDYSWTEDEWDDLWQDILGLFEVDGESAHYMGYLVLQSSDSKRFDIIDGQQRLTTISVMILAGLGHLQDLVSAGHDAENNVKE